Proteins from one Paraburkholderia sp. BL10I2N1 genomic window:
- the yjgA gene encoding ribosome biogenesis factor YjgA, whose translation MTRKTRTQPIHPEPVVDENGYDRPSKSQLKREMHALQELGEALIALPKDALKRMPMPEALGDAVREARRITDHEGKRRQVQYVGRVMRSLLDGETAALRTALDSYHGINKAETARLHWIERTREKLLADDVALTEFIRQHPAVDPQEGRTLIRNARKESEQGKPPRYFRELFQWIKDASKAGAEDDDEADADALGDNDDNTHA comes from the coding sequence ATGACACGCAAAACCCGCACTCAACCCATCCATCCCGAACCCGTCGTCGACGAAAACGGGTACGACCGTCCCAGCAAATCCCAGCTCAAGCGTGAAATGCACGCGCTGCAGGAGCTGGGCGAGGCGCTGATCGCGCTGCCGAAAGACGCGCTCAAGCGCATGCCAATGCCCGAAGCGCTCGGCGACGCCGTCCGCGAAGCGCGCCGTATTACCGATCACGAGGGCAAACGGCGCCAGGTTCAGTATGTCGGGCGCGTGATGCGATCGCTGCTGGACGGGGAAACGGCCGCGCTGCGCACCGCGCTCGACAGCTACCATGGCATCAACAAGGCCGAAACGGCGCGTCTGCACTGGATCGAGCGCACCCGCGAAAAACTGCTGGCCGACGATGTAGCACTGACCGAATTTATCCGCCAGCACCCGGCCGTCGATCCGCAGGAAGGGCGCACGCTGATCCGCAACGCGCGCAAGGAGTCGGAGCAGGGCAAGCCGCCACGCTATTTCCGTGAGCTGTTCCAGTGGATCAAGGACGCCAGCAAGGCAGGCGCCGAAGACGACGACGAAGCCGATGCAGACGCCCTTGGTGACAATGATGACAATACCCACGCGTAA